One genomic segment of Nocardia spumae includes these proteins:
- a CDS encoding arylsulfotransferase family protein, translated as MARISKRLRHTAATLIATSVGLSAAALPITATAAPLPTLPIGAPAYTVDVNAGATPGYIYYSSGVSAAALVPGVSRALSGIPAAAPANIVVDKSGREVWRYTPPAGQDVSNFRTQTYQGKRVLTWWQGDTVGGHGSGTDYIADEHGNIIETLDAGGDSTDVHEFRLTPDGRALITSYREVDADLSAIGGPANGKMFDTVASVVDVASKRVLMRWSAAEHVPLTDTTTPGKLPGSDVYDPYHMNSIALDPAGNLVISMRDTSTIYDVDIHTGAITWQLGGKNSSFELGPGVEFAFQHDAEFADPDTLRLFNNNSSGFDTEGLSSVQWIHLDQATHRATLVRNQTHPDNLVAFAMGDAQPIPNGNTLVGWGMAPHISEFTPSGQMVYDARLPLGTYRAFPAEWAPTPR; from the coding sequence CCCGGATATCCAAGCGCCTCCGCCACACCGCTGCCACGCTGATCGCGACCTCGGTCGGATTGAGCGCCGCCGCGCTCCCGATCACGGCCACGGCGGCTCCGCTGCCCACGCTGCCCATCGGGGCGCCGGCCTACACGGTCGATGTGAACGCGGGCGCCACGCCCGGCTACATCTACTACAGCAGCGGGGTGAGCGCGGCGGCACTGGTGCCCGGCGTCAGCCGGGCACTGTCCGGTATTCCCGCCGCCGCACCGGCCAATATCGTGGTCGACAAATCCGGGCGCGAGGTCTGGCGCTACACCCCGCCCGCCGGGCAGGACGTCTCCAATTTCCGCACCCAGACCTATCAGGGCAAGCGCGTGCTGACCTGGTGGCAGGGCGATACCGTCGGCGGCCACGGTTCCGGCACCGATTACATCGCCGACGAGCACGGCAACATCATCGAAACCCTCGACGCCGGTGGCGATTCCACCGATGTGCACGAGTTCCGGCTCACCCCGGACGGCCGTGCGCTGATCACCTCCTACCGGGAGGTCGATGCCGACCTGTCCGCGATCGGCGGACCCGCGAACGGCAAGATGTTCGATACGGTGGCCTCCGTGGTCGACGTGGCCAGCAAGCGCGTGCTGATGCGCTGGAGCGCGGCCGAACACGTTCCGCTGACCGACACCACCACCCCCGGCAAACTCCCCGGCAGCGACGTCTACGACCCGTACCACATGAATTCGATCGCCCTGGATCCCGCGGGGAATCTGGTGATCTCGATGCGCGACACCTCCACGATCTACGACGTCGACATCCACACCGGCGCGATCACCTGGCAACTCGGCGGCAAGAACTCGAGTTTCGAACTCGGCCCCGGCGTGGAATTCGCATTCCAGCACGACGCCGAATTCGCCGACCCCGACACCCTGCGGCTGTTCAACAACAACTCGAGCGGCTTCGACACCGAGGGCCTGTCCAGCGTCCAGTGGATCCACCTGGACCAGGCCACGCATCGAGCCACCCTGGTGCGCAATCAGACTCATCCCGACAATCTGGTCGCCTTCGCGATGGGTGACGCCCAGCCGATTCCGAACGGCAACACCCTCGTGGGCTGGGGTATGGCGCCACACATTTCGGAGTTCACCCCGTCCGGGCAGATGGTCTACGACGCCCGCCTCCCGCTCGGCACCTACCGCGCGTTCCCGGCGGAGTGGGCGCCGACCCCGCGCTGA